Proteins from one Cicer arietinum cultivar CDC Frontier isolate Library 1 chromosome 3, Cicar.CDCFrontier_v2.0, whole genome shotgun sequence genomic window:
- the LOC101491643 gene encoding protein SRC2 homolog, with the protein MESRFIELKLISCKDIRAFNFFQKLTLYAQVSISTNDPTKQLTDEQKQRQRTPTHRDTDEDGSNPEWNHQTRFDLGFLSNHSDITDFFLFFEFRHDGVILGDKILGECRVPLSDLIQDVDGVARFVNYEIRSGDGKPNGIFNFSYRLNGIGTPSSQILDGRIYGYPVLTPEDCAPVQYPVSEIEKPCCYPMAPPCCSVQEGPFYTPVSPPAPPYGSYVSTGGYNYYYPPPQPSVYPYPPPPPHVEQVYPPIGPGAHPWSSGPYFERRW; encoded by the coding sequence ATGGAATCGCGTTTCATAGAGCTGAAACTTATTTCGTGCAAAGACATTAGAGCCTTCAACTTCTTCCAAAAACTAACCCTCTACGCACAAGTCTCAATCTCCACAAACGATCCCACGAAACAACTCACCGACGAACAAAAACAGCGACAGAGAACACCAACCCACAGAGACACCGACGAAGACGGATCCAATCCGGAATGGAACCACCAAACGCGTTTCGATTTAGGTTTTCTCTCTAACCATTCAGATATCACcgatttctttttgtttttcgaGTTTCGACACGACGGCGTCATCCTCGGCGACAAGATCCTAGGAGAGTGCCGTGTTCCGCTTTCCGATCTAATCCAGGACGTCGACGGCGTTGCGCGGTTTGTTAACTACGAGATTCGTTCCGGCGACGGGAAGCCCAATGGGATCTTCAATTTCTCGTACAGGTTGAACGGGATTGGGACCCCTTCGTCGCAGATTCTCGATGGGAGAATCTATGGTTACCCTGTTCTTACGCCGGAGGATTGTGCTCCGGTACAATATCCGGTATCGGAGATCGAAAAACCGTGTTGCTATCCAATGGCGCCGCCGTGTTGCTCTGTTCAGGAGGGACCGTTTTATACTCCTGTTTCGCCTCCGGCGCCGCCGTATGGTTCGTATGTGTCGACCGGaggatataattattattatccaCCGCCGCAGCCATCGGTTTATCCGTATCCTCCTCCGCCTCCACATGTGGAACAGGTTTACCCGCCTATTGGGCCTGGGGCCCATCCTTGGTCATCAGGCCCGTACTTTGAACGTAGATGGTGA
- the LOC101491949 gene encoding uncharacterized protein, whose product MGVHSPVVAKRLWNVLRITFFMMRKGLISKRKMIMDMNLMMKKGKLLRKSLSNLMSSKNVTQRNGGFMVHDYEFSCSNSPNPVFFNMPKRKHHFNFPCINSPDVIEEETLPYHQYQLSQIESDNINVTKGNVAMGPKTPEYTFNFRFDASEFGVGEEKSPLLSPFSVRVSNYSALEEIEEVGNCQVDDEAENFIRKFYEQLRTQNRLQLPGF is encoded by the coding sequence ATGGGGGTACATTCTCCAGTTGTAGCCAAAAGACTATGGAATGTGTTGAGAATCACATTCTTTATGATGAGGAAGGGTCTTATATCAAAGAGGAAAATGATAATGGACATGAATTTGATGATGAAAAAAGGGAAATTGCTCAGAAAAAGTTTGAGCAATCTCATGTCATCAAAAAATGTGACACAACGTAATGGTGGTTTTATGGTACATGATTATGAATTCTCTTGTAGTAATAGCCCAAATCCTGTTTTTTTCAACATGCCCAAAAGGAAGCACCATTTCAATTTCCCTTGCATCAATTCTCCAGATGTTATCGAAGAGGAAACTTTACCTTATCATCAATATCAATTGTCACAAATTGAAAGTGATAATATTAATGTGACTAAGGGTAATGTTGCTATGGGGCCTAAGACACCAGAATACACATTCAATTTCAGGTTTGATGCATCTGAGTTTGGTGTTGGAGAGGAAAAAAGTCCACTTCTCTCACCCTTTTCAGTAAGGGTATCCAATTACTCTGCTTTGGAGGAAATTGAAGAAGTTGGAAATTGTCAAGTTGATGATGAGGCTGAGAATTTCATTAGAAAGTTCTATGAACAGCTGAGGACTCAAAACCGTTTGCAATTACCcgggttttaa